In Cardinium endosymbiont of Culicoides punctatus, one DNA window encodes the following:
- the rpsL gene encoding 30S ribosomal protein S12 encodes MLTIQQLVKKGRKKSSSVSKSPALSSCPQRRGVCTKVYTMKPRKPNSSMKKVARVRLTTGKEVNVYIPGEGHNLQEHSIVLVRGGGVKDLSGIRYRVIRGVLDTAGVGGRRQGRSVYGAKRPKKK; translated from the coding sequence ATGTTAACGATTCAACAGTTGGTAAAAAAAGGAAGAAAAAAAAGTTCTTCTGTATCAAAATCTCCAGCCCTTTCCTCATGCCCACAACGTAGGGGCGTGTGTACAAAGGTATACACTATGAAACCAAGAAAACCAAACTCTTCTATGAAGAAAGTGGCAAGGGTGCGTCTTACAACGGGTAAAGAGGTAAACGTTTATATTCCTGGAGAAGGTCATAATCTACAAGAACACTCTATCGTTCTTGTTAGAGGAGGAGGTGTTAAAGATTTATCTGGTATTCGTTACCGCGTTATACGTGGTGTACTAGATACTGCAGGTGTTGGTGGAAGACGCCAAGGCAGGTCTGTATATGGAGCAAAAAGACCTAAAAAGAAGTAA
- the rpsG gene encoding 30S ribosomal protein S7 yields the protein MRRKRATKRELSPDYKYGDPLVTRFVNGLMRDGKKSLAFSIFYDTIELVSDKTKEDGLEIWRKALNNVMPALGVKRRRVGGATLQVPVEIRPDRRVFLGMKWLISSARDRGEKTMKERLTNEIIAASNEEGSAFKRKVDTHKMASSNKAFSHFNLK from the coding sequence ATGAGAAGAAAAAGAGCCACGAAAAGAGAATTATCGCCAGACTATAAATATGGAGATCCACTTGTAACTAGATTTGTAAATGGATTAATGCGAGATGGAAAAAAAAGTCTTGCGTTTAGCATTTTTTATGATACCATTGAGTTAGTATCCGATAAAACAAAAGAAGATGGTTTAGAAATTTGGCGTAAGGCATTGAACAATGTAATGCCTGCTTTAGGCGTCAAGCGTCGACGTGTTGGAGGTGCTACACTGCAAGTACCCGTTGAAATAAGGCCAGATAGAAGGGTTTTTCTGGGTATGAAGTGGTTGATTTCTTCTGCAAGGGATCGTGGCGAAAAGACCATGAAAGAGCGACTTACCAATGAGATTATTGCAGCTTCCAATGAGGAGGGATCTGCCTTTAAACGTAAAGTTGATACCCATAAAATGGCTAGTTCCAATAAGGCCTTTTCACATTTTAATCTGAAATAA
- the fusA gene encoding elongation factor G, with the protein MARSELGLLRNIGIMAHIDAGKTTTTERILYYTGLTHKIGEVHEGGAVMDWMEQEQERGITITSAATTTFWKYPTIQGKADNHTKTYKVNIIDTPGHVDFTVEVERSLRVLDGAVALFCAVSGVEPQSETVWRQADKYRVPRICFVNKMDRAGANFFNALHEIKEKLGANPVPLQIPIGSETSFKGVVDLITNEAIVWNEDDLGMTYQVVSIPDDLVETVEEWRQKLIESVASYDEGLMEKFFDDPNSITADEIRVAVRKAVIDLSFSPVLCGSAFKNKGVQALLDAVCTYLPSPLDLPPVECVHPDTEETSLLRSEETDPFTALAFKIATDPFVGRIAFLRVYAGALDAGSYVYNNRTEKKERISRLMQMHANKQNPIDSVKAGDICAVVGFKEIRTGDTLTSEKHKAILEAITFPEPVIGYSIEPKKQADQDKLTTSISKLIEEDPTLRMETNPETGQTILKGMGELHLEIIIDRLKREFKLEINQGAPQVAYKEALTSTVEHKEVYKKQTGGRGKFADIVFEIGPKEKVEGEPDKPGLEFVNKIVGGVIPKEFIPAIQKGFAAAMHNGPLASYPVESMRVKVVHGSYHDVDSDSLSFELAARAGFRAAAQKASPVLLEPIMAVEVVTPDEFTGPVTGDLNRRRGIMKGMNSKAGAQIIKADIPLAELFGYVTDLRTITSGRASASLTFSHYEPVPRNLSEGIINKAKGITV; encoded by the coding sequence ATGGCAAGAAGTGAACTAGGGCTTTTACGGAACATAGGCATTATGGCCCATATTGATGCCGGTAAGACGACAACAACCGAACGCATCTTGTACTACACAGGTCTAACACATAAAATAGGTGAGGTGCATGAAGGGGGGGCTGTTATGGACTGGATGGAGCAAGAGCAAGAAAGGGGCATTACGATTACTTCTGCTGCGACTACCACATTTTGGAAATATCCTACCATACAAGGCAAGGCAGATAACCATACAAAAACTTATAAAGTCAACATTATTGATACACCTGGTCACGTAGATTTTACCGTTGAAGTAGAGCGCTCTTTGCGTGTTTTAGATGGGGCTGTTGCTTTGTTTTGTGCCGTTTCAGGCGTAGAACCACAATCTGAAACCGTGTGGCGTCAAGCGGATAAATACCGAGTACCTCGCATTTGTTTTGTAAATAAAATGGATAGAGCGGGAGCCAACTTCTTTAATGCACTGCACGAAATTAAAGAAAAGTTAGGAGCCAATCCTGTTCCCTTACAAATCCCTATTGGAAGTGAAACCTCATTTAAGGGAGTCGTGGATCTTATTACGAATGAGGCAATAGTTTGGAATGAAGATGACTTGGGTATGACCTATCAAGTGGTATCTATTCCAGATGATCTAGTGGAAACGGTAGAAGAATGGAGACAAAAACTTATTGAAAGTGTAGCCTCTTATGATGAGGGCTTAATGGAAAAGTTCTTTGATGATCCAAATTCGATTACTGCCGATGAAATTAGGGTAGCTGTTCGTAAGGCTGTTATTGATCTTTCTTTTTCTCCCGTACTTTGTGGCTCAGCTTTTAAAAATAAGGGTGTTCAAGCATTGTTAGATGCCGTATGTACGTACCTTCCGTCTCCGTTGGATTTACCCCCAGTGGAATGTGTGCATCCAGATACGGAGGAAACTTCATTGCTACGATCAGAAGAAACTGATCCTTTTACAGCACTTGCTTTTAAAATTGCTACAGATCCATTTGTAGGTAGAATTGCCTTTTTACGTGTATATGCTGGTGCATTAGACGCCGGTTCCTATGTCTATAACAATAGAACAGAGAAAAAAGAACGTATTTCCAGGTTGATGCAAATGCATGCCAATAAACAAAATCCTATTGATTCTGTAAAGGCAGGAGACATTTGTGCTGTGGTAGGTTTTAAAGAAATTAGAACAGGTGATACATTAACCAGTGAAAAACATAAAGCCATTTTGGAAGCTATTACATTTCCAGAACCTGTTATTGGTTATTCGATTGAACCTAAAAAACAAGCAGATCAAGATAAGCTAACGACATCTATTTCAAAGTTGATAGAGGAAGACCCAACTTTGCGTATGGAAACCAATCCTGAAACAGGTCAAACGATCCTTAAAGGGATGGGAGAGCTCCATTTAGAGATTATTATTGATCGACTCAAACGTGAATTCAAACTTGAAATCAATCAAGGTGCACCGCAAGTAGCCTATAAAGAGGCACTTACATCTACGGTAGAACACAAAGAGGTTTATAAAAAACAGACCGGTGGTAGAGGTAAGTTTGCAGATATCGTTTTTGAAATAGGGCCTAAAGAAAAGGTAGAAGGAGAACCTGATAAGCCAGGATTGGAATTTGTTAATAAGATAGTAGGTGGTGTTATTCCGAAAGAATTTATTCCAGCTATTCAAAAAGGATTTGCTGCAGCTATGCATAATGGTCCTTTGGCGAGCTATCCTGTAGAATCTATGCGTGTAAAAGTTGTTCATGGTTCTTACCATGACGTTGACTCCGATTCTTTATCTTTTGAACTTGCCGCCAGAGCTGGATTTAGGGCAGCAGCTCAAAAAGCTTCTCCCGTGCTTTTGGAACCGATTATGGCTGTAGAGGTAGTTACGCCAGATGAGTTTACAGGACCTGTAACGGGAGATCTTAATAGAAGAAGAGGTATTATGAAGGGTATGAATAGCAAAGCTGGTGCACAAATTATTAAGGCAGACATACCATTGGCAGAGCTATTTGGATATGTTACAGATTTACGAACCATTACCTCAGGGAGGGCTTCCGCTTCGTTGACTTTTTCTCATTATGAACCGGTTCCTAGAAACTTATCAGAAGGTATTATCAACAAAGCAAAAGGTATAACCGTATAA
- the rpsJ gene encoding 30S ribosomal protein S10: MNQKIRIKLKSFDATLLDKSAESIVKAVKATRTVVNGPIPLPCRKEVYTVLRSPHVNKKSREQFQLCTYKRLIDIYSNSSKAVDALMKLELPSGVEVEIKV, from the coding sequence ATGAATCAAAAAATCCGAATCAAACTTAAATCGTTTGATGCTACGCTTTTAGACAAATCGGCCGAAAGTATTGTTAAGGCTGTAAAAGCTACTAGGACAGTAGTAAATGGTCCTATACCTCTTCCATGCAGAAAAGAGGTATATACCGTGCTCCGTTCTCCTCATGTGAACAAGAAGTCACGGGAACAGTTTCAACTTTGTACCTATAAAAGGCTGATAGATATTTATTCTAATAGTTCAAAGGCGGTAGATGCATTGATGAAATTAGAACTGCCCAGTGGTGTGGAAGTTGAGATTAAAGTTTAA
- a CDS encoding ComF family protein, whose translation MLQTMKSLMTGLLDFLFPPICVCCDTKLVQGEIQICTTCFSSFPETDPHNAVENETVRRLIDKTTIAYGLSLYKLRKNSLLERALFAMKYKNQPKIGEIFGQQYGNMLCHTSIASAIDGIVPIPLHPKRLMTRGYNQSVLFAKGLAESLNLPLYVSCVERVRNTPSQTKKTKEARIINLQNAFAVTQPDLIADKHLLLVDDILTTGATLASCTKEFLTQGVAKISIATIAVVEE comes from the coding sequence ATGTTACAAACAATGAAGTCATTAATGACTGGATTATTAGATTTCCTTTTTCCTCCTATATGTGTATGTTGTGATACGAAACTTGTTCAAGGAGAAATACAGATTTGTACCACCTGTTTTAGTTCATTTCCAGAAACAGATCCCCATAACGCTGTAGAAAATGAGACTGTCCGTAGGCTTATAGATAAAACCACCATAGCATATGGTCTTTCCCTTTATAAACTACGAAAAAACAGTCTTCTAGAACGAGCACTTTTTGCAATGAAATATAAAAATCAACCTAAAATTGGTGAAATATTTGGGCAACAATATGGCAATATGCTATGCCACACATCTATTGCTAGTGCTATAGACGGTATAGTGCCCATCCCTTTACATCCAAAGAGGTTAATGACAAGGGGGTATAATCAAAGTGTCCTTTTTGCAAAAGGACTTGCTGAGTCATTAAACCTTCCTTTATATGTATCATGTGTAGAGCGGGTTCGTAATACCCCTTCCCAGACAAAAAAGACCAAAGAAGCGCGCATCATAAATCTTCAGAATGCCTTTGCCGTAACCCAGCCAGATCTAATAGCGGATAAACATCTATTATTGGTGGATGATATTCTCACAACAGGAGCTACATTGGCATCTTGTACAAAAGAATTTTTAACACAGGGAGTTGCTAAAATAAGCATTGCTACCATAGCTGTTGTGGAAGAATAG